From a region of the Panicum virgatum strain AP13 chromosome 2K, P.virgatum_v5, whole genome shotgun sequence genome:
- the LOC120665139 gene encoding hydroxyproline O-galactosyltransferase GALT6-like isoform X1 yields the protein MRRAAGAGAAAWGVGSFRRRVMEGLAAALLLYALVVLALESPLVSTSLSPGAGAAVARKLYLSSGAATARSAPARPAKEPRPAAADVAGPSARGRDRLSRFATGLDLRLLDTARSGALRGQIADAVAAGARVFTELETLDADAAALAAPSGEGDAAPARCPQSIALSAEQLRARGRVVELPCGLALGSHVTVAATPRAPHEERDPAIAVVRDGEVPAMVSQFMVELQGLRAVDGEDPPRVLHFNPRLRGDWSGRPVIEQNTCYRMNWGAAQRCEGWRSRPDEETVDGLVKCEKWIRDDDQRSEESKTAWWLNRLIGQKKEVNFDWPYPFVEGRLFVLTLSAGLEGYHVSVDGRHVTSFPYRTGFVLEDATGLFLNGDLDVHSVFAGSLPTTHPSFAPQNYLDFSTVWQAPPLPDEPAEIFIGIMSSANHFAERMGVRKTWMSSVRKSPNMVARFFVALHGRKEVNVELKKEAEYFGDIVFVPFLDNYDLVVMKTLAICEYGVNVVSAKYVMKCDDDTFVRLDSVVAEIKKVPSGRSLYIGSMNIQHKPLRHGKWAVTYEEWPEEVYPAYANGPGYVLSSDIAHFIMSEFMKQGLTLFKMEDVSMGLWVQQFNRTIPVEYIHSAKFCPYGCIDDYYTAHYQSPRLMLCMWEKLLEGRPGCCNVR from the exons ATGCGgagggcggcgggcgcgggcgcggcggcgtggggcgTCGGGTCGTTCCGCCGCCGCGTGATGGagggcctggcggcggcgctgctcctctACGCGCTCGTCGTGCTCGCCCTCGAGTCCCCGCTCGTGTCCACCTCGCTCTCCcccggggccggggccgccgTGGCGCGGAAGCTCTACCTCTCCTCGGGCGCCGCGACGGCGCGGTCCGCCCCCGCGCGCCCCGCCAAGGAGCCCCGCCCCGCGGCCGCGGACGTCGCGGGCCCGTCGGCGCGCGGGCGGGATCGGCTCTCCCGCTTCGCCACCGGGCTCGACCTCCGCCTCCTCGACACCGCCCGCTCCGGCGCGCTCCGCGGGCAGATAGCCGACGCCGtcgcggcgggcgcgcgcgtgTTCACCGAGCTCGAGACCCTCGACGCCGACGCGGCCGCCCTCGCGGCGCCCTCCGGAGAGGGGGACGCGGCCCCCGCCAGGTGCCCGCAGTCGATCGCGCTCTCCGCGGAGCAGCTCCGCGCGCGGGGCCGCGTGGTGGAGCTCCCCTGCGGGCTCGCGCTGGGGTCCCACGTCACGGTGGCCGCGACGCCCCGGGCGCCGCACGAGGAGCGGGACCCCGCGATCGCGGTCGTCAGGGACGGGGAGGTGCCCGCCATGGTGTCGCAGTTCATGGTCGAGCTGCAGGGGCTCAGGGCCGTCGACGGCGAGGACCCGCCCCGCGTGCTCCACTTCAACCCGCGCCTCCGCGGGGACTGGAGCGGCAGGCCCGTCATCGAGCAGAACACGTGCTACCGCATGAACTGGGGCGCCGCGCAGCGCTGCGAGGGATGGAGGTCGCGCCCCGATGAGGAGACTG TGGATGGGCTGGTGAAGTGCGAGAAGTGGATTCGGGACGACGACCAGCGCTCTGAAGAATCAAAGACAGCGTGGTGGCTGAATCGCCTGATCGGGCAGAAGAAGGAGGTCAATTTCGATTGGCCGTATCCTTTCGTCGAGGGCAGGTTATTTGTTCTGACTCTCAGCGCTGGGTTGGAGGGTTACCATGTTAGCGTCGATGGGCGGCATGTGACTTCGTTCCCTTACCGCACT GGGTTTGTGCTTGAGGACGCCACAGGCTTGTTCCTGAATGGGGACCTCGATGTGCATTCAGTGTTTGCAGGGTCTTTGCCCACTACTCACCCGAGCTTTGCACCACAGAATTATTTGGACTTTTCTACTGTTTGGCAGGCCCCTCCTCTGCCTGATGAACCAGCGGAGATTTTCATTGGCATTATGTCTTCTGCCAATCATTTTGCTGAGCGGATGGGTGTTAGGAAGACATGGATGTCTTCTGTCCGCAAGTCACCAAACATGGTGGCTCGTTTTTTTGTTGCACTG CATGGCAGAAAGGAAGTGAATGTGGAGTTGAAAAAGGAGGCAGAGTATTTTGGGGACATTGTTTTTGTACCATTTCTGGACAACTATGATCTTGTTGTTATGAAGACTCTTGCAATATGCGAGTACGGG GTGAATGTTGTCTCAGCTAAATATGTAATGAAGTGCGACGATGATACTTTTGTGAGACTCGATTCAGTAGTCGCTGAAATTAAGAAGGTACCAAGTGGGAGAAGTCTCTACATAGGGAGCATGAATATCCAACACAAGCCATTACGCCATGGGAAATGGGCCGTGACTTATGAG GAGTGGCCGGAAGAGGTGTATCCAGCATATGCAAATGGCCCTGGATATGTTTTATCATCCGATATTGCACATTTTATCATGTCAGAATTCATGAAGCAAGGATTAACG CTCTTTAAAATGGAAGATGTGAGCATGGGTTTGTGGGTTCAGCAGTTCAACAGGACAATACCTGTTGAATACATTCACAGTGCCAAATTTTGTCCATATGGATGCATTGACGACTACTATACTGCACATTACCAATCACCAAGGCTGATGTTATGCATGTGGGAAAAGTTATTGGAAGGAAGACCAGGGTGTTGCAATGTGAGATAA
- the LOC120665139 gene encoding hydroxyproline O-galactosyltransferase GALT6-like isoform X2, which translates to MRRAAGAGAAAWGVGSFRRRVMEGLAAALLLYALVVLALESPLVSTSLSPGAGAAVARKLYLSSGAATARSAPARPAKEPRPAAADVAGPSARGRDRLSRFATGLDLRLLDTARSGALRGQIADAVAAGARVFTELETLDADAAALAAPSGEGDAAPARCPQSIALSAEQLRARGRVVELPCGLALGSHVTVAATPRAPHEERDPAIAVVRDGEVPAMVSQFMVELQGLRAVDGEDPPRVLHFNPRLRGDWSGRPVIEQNTCYRMNWGAAQRCEGWRSRPDEETVDGLVKCEKWIRDDDQRSEESKTAWWLNRLIGQKKEVNFDWPYPFVEGRLFVLTLSAGLEGYHVSVDGRHVTSFPYRTGFVLEDATGLFLNGDLDVHSVFAGSLPTTHPSFAPQNYLDFSTVWQAPPLPDEPAEIFIGIMSSANHFAERMGVRKTWMSSVRKSPNMVARFFVALHGRKEVNVELKKEAEYFGDIVFVPFLDNYDLVVMKTLAICEYGVNVVSAKYVMKCDDDTFVRLDSVVAEIKKVPSGRSLYIGSMNIQHKPLRHGKWAVTYELFKMEDVSMGLWVQQFNRTIPVEYIHSAKFCPYGCIDDYYTAHYQSPRLMLCMWEKLLEGRPGCCNVR; encoded by the exons ATGCGgagggcggcgggcgcgggcgcggcggcgtggggcgTCGGGTCGTTCCGCCGCCGCGTGATGGagggcctggcggcggcgctgctcctctACGCGCTCGTCGTGCTCGCCCTCGAGTCCCCGCTCGTGTCCACCTCGCTCTCCcccggggccggggccgccgTGGCGCGGAAGCTCTACCTCTCCTCGGGCGCCGCGACGGCGCGGTCCGCCCCCGCGCGCCCCGCCAAGGAGCCCCGCCCCGCGGCCGCGGACGTCGCGGGCCCGTCGGCGCGCGGGCGGGATCGGCTCTCCCGCTTCGCCACCGGGCTCGACCTCCGCCTCCTCGACACCGCCCGCTCCGGCGCGCTCCGCGGGCAGATAGCCGACGCCGtcgcggcgggcgcgcgcgtgTTCACCGAGCTCGAGACCCTCGACGCCGACGCGGCCGCCCTCGCGGCGCCCTCCGGAGAGGGGGACGCGGCCCCCGCCAGGTGCCCGCAGTCGATCGCGCTCTCCGCGGAGCAGCTCCGCGCGCGGGGCCGCGTGGTGGAGCTCCCCTGCGGGCTCGCGCTGGGGTCCCACGTCACGGTGGCCGCGACGCCCCGGGCGCCGCACGAGGAGCGGGACCCCGCGATCGCGGTCGTCAGGGACGGGGAGGTGCCCGCCATGGTGTCGCAGTTCATGGTCGAGCTGCAGGGGCTCAGGGCCGTCGACGGCGAGGACCCGCCCCGCGTGCTCCACTTCAACCCGCGCCTCCGCGGGGACTGGAGCGGCAGGCCCGTCATCGAGCAGAACACGTGCTACCGCATGAACTGGGGCGCCGCGCAGCGCTGCGAGGGATGGAGGTCGCGCCCCGATGAGGAGACTG TGGATGGGCTGGTGAAGTGCGAGAAGTGGATTCGGGACGACGACCAGCGCTCTGAAGAATCAAAGACAGCGTGGTGGCTGAATCGCCTGATCGGGCAGAAGAAGGAGGTCAATTTCGATTGGCCGTATCCTTTCGTCGAGGGCAGGTTATTTGTTCTGACTCTCAGCGCTGGGTTGGAGGGTTACCATGTTAGCGTCGATGGGCGGCATGTGACTTCGTTCCCTTACCGCACT GGGTTTGTGCTTGAGGACGCCACAGGCTTGTTCCTGAATGGGGACCTCGATGTGCATTCAGTGTTTGCAGGGTCTTTGCCCACTACTCACCCGAGCTTTGCACCACAGAATTATTTGGACTTTTCTACTGTTTGGCAGGCCCCTCCTCTGCCTGATGAACCAGCGGAGATTTTCATTGGCATTATGTCTTCTGCCAATCATTTTGCTGAGCGGATGGGTGTTAGGAAGACATGGATGTCTTCTGTCCGCAAGTCACCAAACATGGTGGCTCGTTTTTTTGTTGCACTG CATGGCAGAAAGGAAGTGAATGTGGAGTTGAAAAAGGAGGCAGAGTATTTTGGGGACATTGTTTTTGTACCATTTCTGGACAACTATGATCTTGTTGTTATGAAGACTCTTGCAATATGCGAGTACGGG GTGAATGTTGTCTCAGCTAAATATGTAATGAAGTGCGACGATGATACTTTTGTGAGACTCGATTCAGTAGTCGCTGAAATTAAGAAGGTACCAAGTGGGAGAAGTCTCTACATAGGGAGCATGAATATCCAACACAAGCCATTACGCCATGGGAAATGGGCCGTGACTTATGAG CTCTTTAAAATGGAAGATGTGAGCATGGGTTTGTGGGTTCAGCAGTTCAACAGGACAATACCTGTTGAATACATTCACAGTGCCAAATTTTGTCCATATGGATGCATTGACGACTACTATACTGCACATTACCAATCACCAAGGCTGATGTTATGCATGTGGGAAAAGTTATTGGAAGGAAGACCAGGGTGTTGCAATGTGAGATAA
- the LOC120665132 gene encoding ras-related protein RABE1d-like has protein sequence MAAAPSRSRGDYDHLIKLLLIGDSGVGKSCLLLRFSDDTFTTSFITTIGIDFKVRTVELDGKRVKLQIWDTAGQERFRTITTAYYRGAMGILLVYDVTDESSFNNIRNWIRNIEQHASHNVNKILVGNKVDMDSKRVVSTAQGQKLADEYGIKFFETSAKTNQNVEQVFFTIARDIKQRLTETVATAAEPPTIQISRPDPDQPNPASRWSSCCNT, from the exons atggcggcggcgccgtcgaggtCCCGAGGCGACTACGACCACCTAATCAAGCTCCTGCTCATCGGCGACAGCG GAGTTGGGAAGAGTTGCTTGCTCCTACGGTTTTCTGATGACACATTCACAACAAGTTTTATCACCACCATTGG CATTGATTTCAAGGTTAGGACAGTTGAGCTTGATGGAAAGCGTGTAAAATTACAAATCTGGGATACTGCTGGTCAAGAACGTTTCCGGACAATCACCACTG CATACTATAGAGGAGCTATGGGCATTCTGCTTGTGTATGATGTCACAGACGAATCATCCTTCAATA ACATTAGAAATTGGATTCGCAACATAGAGCAGCATGCATCACACAACGTCAACAAGATCTTGGTGGGCAACAAGGTTGATATGGATTCAAAACGG GTAGTGTCCACAGCTCAAGGTCAGAAACTCGCAGATGAATATGGTATCAAATTCTTTGAAACG AGTgcaaaaacaaatcaaaatgtGGAGCAGGTCTTCTTTACCATTGCAAGGGACATAAAGCAACGGTTGACTGAGACCGTTGCCACTGCGGCTGAG CCCCCAACTATTCAGATCAGCAGGCCAGATCCCGACCAGCCCAACCCTGCCTCGCGGTGGTCATCCTGCTGTAACACCTGA